From bacterium:
GGGGGCCTGACGCCGCCGGCGCCCGCGGACCTCAGAGCGGCGACAAGAGCCAAGCCCCAAGTGCTGGACGGCGTGGTGGAATTCCACGTCCGCCGCGGCGAGCTCGAGAAACTACCGGGTGACCTCATCATCGCCGCGAGTGCGGTCGCTCGAGTGCGACGGGAGCTCGGGGCCCTCGAGGTCGATTCGTTCACCGTGCCGGAATTCAAGGACCGCTTCGAACTCACTCGAAAGTGGGCGATCCCGCTTCTCGAGCACCTGGACTCGCTGGGCGTGACCCGAAGAGTCGGCAATTCCAGGCAGATCGTCCGAACGCGCCCCAAGGAGTAGAGCCATGTCGAGAGCAATCGCCATTGTCGGCGCCTCGGCCAACCGATCCAAGTTCGGCAACAAAGCGGTCCGCGCCTACCTCGCGGAGGGCTGGACAGTCTACCCGGTCAACAGGTCCGGTGGCGACATCGAAGACCTCGAAGCCGTCCCGCGCTTGTCCGATCTAAAGGCTCAACTCGATCGGATCTCGGTCTACCTTCCACCACCGATCACGCTCGAGCTACTTCCCGAGATCGCCGCGACCGGCGCTCGCGAAGTGTGGTTCAACCCGGGCTCTGCCGACGAACGGGTGCTCAGGGCCGCAGAAGACCTCGGCCTACCGGTCCACCCCGCTTGCAGCATCGTCGACATCGGGCGCCACCCGAGCGAGTTTCACTAGCAGCGGCGGGCGAGAGTCGAGATCGCCGCATTCGTCGAAGCGGTAAGCTCGGTTCATGAGAAGCCAACGTCCGTCGACCGCTGAAGCCGCCGAGTACTACTTCACCTACATCGACAGGGTTCCCGACGGAGACGTCGTCGAGCACCTCGAAAAGCAGATCGTCGAGACGCGCGCGCTGCTGAGCTCGGTTGACGAAGAGCTCGCCGGCTTCCGCTATCAAGCCGACAAGTGGAGCGTGAAACAAGTCGTCGGCCACGTCGCCGACGCCGAACGGGTCTTCGTCTACCGGGCTCTCGCCTTCTCCCGGGGCGATCGCCAGGCGATCCCGGGAATGGACCAGGACCTCTGGATGAAGGCCTCGCGCTTCGATGAGCTGCCTTTCTCGGCGGTCTCGAACGACCTGGTCGCGATTCGAGCAAGCACCGTGACCCTGTTCCGCGGTCTTTCGGAGGCGCAGTGGCAACATCGCGGCACCGCCTCCGAGATGGAGTTTCAGACCGGCGCGATCGCCTGGATCATCGCCGGCCACGAGCTCCATCACCGCGGCGTGCTCGAGGAGCGCTACGGAATCGGCGGATGAGCGGCGGGCACCCGCTCGGGGCGCTCGCCCGGACCCTGCCCGCGGTCACCGTGATACTGGCCTGCTCACCGTCCGCCGAGCTCGAGCCGGGAATCGAGTCCGCGCCCGAGCCGCCGATCTTCAAAGCCAGCCACCAGGCCAGCGACATCGAATCCCGGCTCCAGGCGATATCGGCGGTTGACTCCCGCGTCGTCTGGGTGAGCGGCCTCGAAGGCACGTACGCTCTGACACTAGACGGAGGCGAAACCTGGCAGGCCAGCCGCGGGGCCGGGAGCCCGGATTCCGCCACCCTTCAGTTCCGCGATGTCCACGCCTTCGACGAGCACACCGCCTATCTGCTGAGCGCCGGCGACGGCGACGACTCCAGGATCTACCGAACCACCGACGGCGGCACCTCCTGGGAGCTGCAGTTCATCAATCTCGAGCCCGAGGGTTTTCTGGACTGTTTCGACTTCTGGGACCGCACTCGGGGAATAGCCTACGGCGATTCGGTTGGGGGCGAGCTCTTCGTGCTCACCACGATGGACGGCTCCACCTGGTCTCGCATACCGGCGACCGCTCTCCCCCCCGCCGGGGAGGGCGAAGGCGGCTTCGCCGCCAGCGGTACCTGCGTCGAGACCGGTCCCGAAGGCAGAGCCTGGATCGCGACCGGCGCCGCCGGCAATGCTCGCGTACTCGCCACCGACGACTTCGGCGCGACGTGGACGTTCGTCGATTCGCCGACCGTGCGCGGCGCCGCGGCCGGACTGATGTCGGTACTGTTTCATTCCGGTGGTGAGGGCGTGGCCCTGGGCGGTGACCTCGAGCAGCCCGACGCGATCACCCTCAACGTGACCTTTAGCGACGATGGGGGTGCCAGCTGGACGGCAAGCGGACCGATGAGCTTTCCGGGTGCCGTCTACGGCGGGGCGTGGGGCGGCGCTGGGAGCGATTCCGTCCTGATCGCGGCCGGCCCGGGAGGATTGAACGTCTCGACCAACTCGGGGAGAAGCTGGGCGGCCCTGAGTGACGCCGCTTTCTGGGCCGTCGACTTCGGCGATGACGACACCTTCTGGGCGGTCGGCCCCGAGGGTCGGATCACCCGCTTCGACCGCGTGCGCTAGGTTTTGGCCTCGTACCAACTCTTACCGTGGCCGACGTCGACCACCAGGGGTACGTCGAGTCGATCGACCTGCTCCATCTCCTGGACCACCAGATCGCTGACGGCTGCAATGTCTTGTTCGGGAACCTCCAGCACCAGTTCGTCGTGAACGGTGAGCAAGAGCTTCGAATCGGGCCGTTCTTCGGCGAGCCGTCGATCGACCTGGATCATCGCGATCTTCAACAGGTCGGCGGCCGTCCCTTGAATACGCGCATTGATCGCCATGCGCTTGGCGTTCTCGCGCATGTTGTAGTTCCGGCTCTCGATATCGGGTAACCAGCGGATCCGGCCATAGAGGGTTTCAACCCTGCCGTCCTTCTTGGCGCTTTCGATCGTGGAGTCCATGTACTCCCGGACGGCGCCGTAGCGGTCCAGATAGGCCTTGATGAAGCGCTCGGCCTCGGCTTTCGGGATTCTCAGATTCTGAGCCAGGCCGAACGCGCTCATGCCGTACATGATGCCGAAGTTGATCACCTTGGCCGCGCGTCGCTGGTCGGGCGTGACCAGAGCCGGAGCCACCTCGAAGACACCGCCGGCCGTCGCGGCGTGCATGTCCTCCCCCGCTCGAAAAGCCTCTATCAGAGCCGGCTCCTCGGCGATATGCGCCAGAACTCGAAGCTCGATCTGGTTGTAGTCAGCCACGAGGAGGATCCTGCCCTCGGGCGCAACGAAGGCCTTGCGAATCTGCTGTCCTTGCTCGGTTCGGATCGGGATGTTCTGCAGATTGGGACTTGCCGAAGACAGACGGCCGGTTGCCGCGACCGCTTGGTGGAAACGCGTGTGCAGGCGTCCGTCGGCGGCGACCAGGCTCGGGAAGGCGTCGACATAGGTCGATTTCAGCTTTGCCAGCTCGCGGAACTTGAGGATCTTTTCGGGGAGCTCGTAGCCTCGAATCGCGAGCTCTTCCAGAGTTCCCGAATCGGTCGAGTAACTCTTGGTCTTGCGCGTCTTCTTGATCACCGGATAACCGAGCCGCTCGAACATGATCTCGCCCAGCTGTCGCGGCGAGTTGATGTTGAACTTGTCGCCGGCGATCTCGTAGATCTGGCTCTCGAGCGACGTCAGCTCCTTGGCCATTTCGCTCGACATGGCGCGCAGAAAACCGGTGTCGAGGAGAATGCCGTGCTCTTCCATCCGGACCAGCACCGAAATCAAGGGCGCTCCGATGCGCTCGTAGACGCCCTCGAGCCGATTCTGCTCGAGCTCCTTGCGCATCGCGGTCGCCATTCGGCGAGGTAGCTCGATGCGCTCCGCGGCAAAGGCCAACAGGCCTTCCGAGCCGAGCGGAGGCTCCTGCGCCCTGCCCCAGCCGGCGTCG
This genomic window contains:
- a CDS encoding CoA-binding protein, with product MSRAIAIVGASANRSKFGNKAVRAYLAEGWTVYPVNRSGGDIEDLEAVPRLSDLKAQLDRISVYLPPPITLELLPEIAATGAREVWFNPGSADERVLRAAEDLGLPVHPACSIVDIGRHPSEFH
- a CDS encoding DinB family protein; this encodes MRSQRPSTAEAAEYYFTYIDRVPDGDVVEHLEKQIVETRALLSSVDEELAGFRYQADKWSVKQVVGHVADAERVFVYRALAFSRGDRQAIPGMDQDLWMKASRFDELPFSAVSNDLVAIRASTVTLFRGLSEAQWQHRGTASEMEFQTGAIAWIIAGHELHHRGVLEERYGIGG
- the polA gene encoding DNA polymerase I codes for the protein MAKAKRERLYLIDGYSNIFRAFYAIRNLSNSKGFPTNAIYGFQNMLRKLLREEEPELIGVAWDVSEPTVRTEKFEDYKANRSPTPEDLKPQLPYIRRLLEALHIPILELEAYEADDVIGTLAKKAAAAGFDVTLVSADKDLLQLVDDHVSMYHTGREKTYDPAMVEEDLGVPPNRVIDIMALKGDSVDNIPGVPGIGEKGAVQLIREFGDLATLLDRAEEVTRKSYRTGLTEHRDKAELSKELVTIHTDLPVDFDAEALRLSEPDRGSLRELYRELEFFSLLEELGKETSSAAPVGAAVEVETCEAWRDVAGGLGNEIFIAAIKPSRASEDGSLGLAVSGEEGDVFYVDFRRQDVASEALASLGEWLRSSDRSLQGHDLKEVLRLIAEKAEDVRFEATLFDTMLASYLLPSAARTHGLEEVALERLGVQAVTESDAGWGRAQEPPLGSEGLLAFAAERIELPRRMATAMRKELEQNRLEGVYERIGAPLISVLVRMEEHGILLDTGFLRAMSSEMAKELTSLESQIYEIAGDKFNINSPRQLGEIMFERLGYPVIKKTRKTKSYSTDSGTLEELAIRGYELPEKILKFRELAKLKSTYVDAFPSLVAADGRLHTRFHQAVAATGRLSSASPNLQNIPIRTEQGQQIRKAFVAPEGRILLVADYNQIELRVLAHIAEEPALIEAFRAGEDMHAATAGGVFEVAPALVTPDQRRAAKVINFGIMYGMSAFGLAQNLRIPKAEAERFIKAYLDRYGAVREYMDSTIESAKKDGRVETLYGRIRWLPDIESRNYNMRENAKRMAINARIQGTAADLLKIAMIQVDRRLAEERPDSKLLLTVHDELVLEVPEQDIAAVSDLVVQEMEQVDRLDVPLVVDVGHGKSWYEAKT